The Planctomonas sp. JC2975 DNA window AAGGCTCAGGCCTCGTGACAGCCACCCGCGAGATCCCCGTTCAGAAACCCGACTCCGACATGTCGCCGCCGTCCGGATGGGATGCGAGCGATGGCGAGTACCGGATCGAGACGGACTCGCTCGGCGAGCGGCGCATCCCTGCTGACGCATACTGGGGGATCCACACGTCGCGCGCTCTGGAGAACTTCCCGATCGCCCACCGGCCCATCTCGGTGTACTCGACGTTCGTCGACGCTCTGGCCATGGTCAAGCTGGCAGCAGTGCGAGCCAACGCGGAGATCGGCGCGATCGATCCGGGCAAGGCGCGGCTCATCGAGCAGGCCTGCCAAGAGGTGCTGGACGGCAAGCTCCACGACCAATTCGTGGTGGGCATCATCCAGGGCGGCGCAGGCACGTCGACGAACATGAACGCCAACGAGGTGATCGCCAACCGGGCGCTCGAACTCGGCGGGTGGGAGAAGGGCGACTACGCCCGCATCCATCCCATCGACGACGTCAACCGCAGCCAGAGCACCAACGACACGTATCCGACGGCCGTGAAGATCGCGCTGTCGGTGCTGCTGCGGTCGCTGCTCGACGAGCTGTGGGCGCTGCGCGAGTCGTTCTCGCGCAAGGGCGTCGAGTTCAAGCACGTGCTCAAGGTGGGCCGCACCCAGTTGCAGGATGCCGTGCCGATGACCCTCGGACAGGAGTTCCACGGCTTCGCGACAACGCTCGCCGAGGACTACGAACGCCTGAAGGAGACCACCTGGCTGCTGTCCGAGATCAACCTCGGGGCGACGGCGATCGGCACGGGCATCACCGCCGACCCGCGCTATGCGGCTGCCGCCGTGGGCCACCTGCGGCAGATCTCCGGTCTCGAGCTCGAGTCTGCGCCCGACCTCATCGAGTCGACGAGCGACGCCGGGGCCTTCATGTCGTTCAGCGGCGCGCTCAAACGCAGCGCTGTCAAGCTCTCGAAGATCTGCAACGACCTCCGCCTGCTCTCCAGCGGCCCGCAGGCGGGCTTCGGCGAGATCACGCTTCCACCGCGCCAGGCGGGCTCCAGCATCATGCCGGGCAAGGTGAACCCGGTGATCCCCGAGGTCGTGAACCAGGTGGCGTTCAGCATCATCGGAGCGGATGCCACCGTCACGGCCGCCGCGGAAGCCGGCCAGCTTCAGCTCAACGCGTTCGAGCCCGTGATCGCCAACTTCCTGCTGCAGTCCATCACCTGGCTGAGGCAGGCGTGCCTCACTCTGCGCATCAACTGCATCGACGGGATCAGTGCCAACCAGGAGCGCCTGGACGCGATGGTCGGCTCCAGCATCGGCGTGATCACCGCGCTGACGCCGCACATCGGATACGCGGCAGCCGCAGCGCTCGCGAAGACCGCGTTGCTGACCAATCGCAACGTGGGGGACCTCGTCGTCGAGGCCGGACTGCTGCCGAGGGAGCAGGTCACCAAGCTGTTGTCCCCTGCCCGTCTCAGCGGCCTGGAGACGATCACGACGTCGATCCCGATCGTGCCCGAACATCACGGGAACCCGGACGAGCGTCTCTGACCTTCGGCGATCTCCGGATCCGAGCCGAACGGTTCCCGGCGTCGTCCGTGCCGCGAAGACTCTGAAGCATCGCCCTCACGGGCCGCGATCGTAAGGCGTGGGTTCGCCGCAACCGGGCGTCAGACCACTCTGCAGTAGGTCGTCAGGCTTCCGATGCCGGAACACGACACGGTCACCTTCGATCCGTCCTTCAGGAAGATCGGCGGCGTTCGGGAGTATCCGGCGCCGCCAGGGCTGCCGGTGGAGATGAGCGTCCCCGGTTGCAGGGTTGTGGAGCGAGAGAGGAAGGCGATCAGTTCGGCAACGGATCGGACCATCCCCGAGGTGGACGCATCCTGCAGGAGGCGTCCGTCCACCGTCGTCGCGAGCCACAGGTCCTGCGGATCGGGGATCTGGTCAGCTGTGATCACCACAGGACCGGTAGGCGTGAATCCGTCGAACGACTTGCACCGCGACCACTGGGCCTCGGAGAACTGCAGGTTGCGGGCCGTGATGTCGTTCACGACGGTGTACCCGAACACGTAGTCGAGAGCGTCGGCGACGCGTACGTTGCGGGCAGGACGTCCGATGATCACGCCGAGCTCCGCCTCGTAGTCCACCTCATCGGACAGTTCGGCAGGCCAGGTGGTTGTGGATTCGTGCGCCGTCAGAGAGTTCGGCCACAGCGCGAAGACCGTCGCGGCCTTCTCCACCTTGAGCGCCAGCTCGGCCGAGTGCGCGGCGTAGTTGGCGCCGATGGCCAGGATGACCGGCGGACGCAGCACAGCCGACGCGTGCCGCAGCTCGGAGACCGGATGCCAGAGTTCTGGCCGGCCGGCGGAATCCTTCGACGCGTTCTCCAGCATCGCCGTGAGGCCAGGACCCCGATCGATGAGGTCCTGCAGGTCGCGGGGCGCGTCATCGATCAGGTCGTCGGCGAATACGGCCCTGTCGTCGACGACGACCGCCAGGCGCGCGCCGGAGTCGTCCGGGGCTCCGAGGTGCGCGAATCTCACCTCGAAAGGCTATCCCGATGGATGGCCGGGCGTGTCGAACGGTTTCCGGGCGCGGCGCGTGCTGCCCGAACCGTGCTCGCTGCACAGGGCAATTAGGGTAGACGCGTGTCCATCGAGGAAGACCGCGCAGACGCTTCCGCGGCGGGCGGTGACCGCGGCGAGGCCCGTCGTGCTGCCGTTGCGGCGGACGCGGCGATCGGCGAAATCGACTGGGCTGTCCCGCCGGAGGGTACCGTCGTCGGGTCCTTCGACGCGCCGAGCGGGGCACTGGCGACGTGGTCGATGGGCGACCCGGCCGATCCGCGCGTCGTGCTCGTTCCCGGGGTGACGGGGTCCAAGGAGGACTTCGCGCTTCTCGGCCCGATCCTCGTCGCGGCCGGTTACAGCGTCGTCAGCTACGACCTGGCCGGCCAGTACGAGTCGGCGGATGCCGGTCCCGGGCCTGACGGCCACTACACGTACGACCTGTTCGTGGACGACCTCACAGCCGTGCTGGAGGCCGGAACGCCCGCCCACCTCCTCGGATACTCGTTCGCCGGCACCGTCGCGCAGATCGTGGCATCCAGTCGTCCTGATCTCGTGCGCAGTCTCACGCTGCTCACGGCGCCCCCGCTGCCTGGGCAGACGTTCCGCGGCGTGCGCATGATCGGCTGGATCAGCCACCTCACGAACGCCCACCAGAACGCGGGACTGATGATCTGGGGTGTCGTCACGAACAAGAACAAGGTGGGGCCGCTTCGACTGGACTTCGTACGGTCTCGCTTCGAAACCACCAGGCGCGCGTCCGTCGACGACATCATCCGTCTCATGCGGCACACTCCAGACCTGGCCGAGCCGCTGAGGGCGACGCGCATCCCCTCGTTGGTCGTGACAGGTGAGCACGACCTCTGGCCGGTCGAACTGCACGCCGCGTTCGCCGACAGGATCGGGGCCCGCCTCGCCGTC harbors:
- a CDS encoding aspartate ammonia-lyase encodes the protein MSPPSGWDASDGEYRIETDSLGERRIPADAYWGIHTSRALENFPIAHRPISVYSTFVDALAMVKLAAVRANAEIGAIDPGKARLIEQACQEVLDGKLHDQFVVGIIQGGAGTSTNMNANEVIANRALELGGWEKGDYARIHPIDDVNRSQSTNDTYPTAVKIALSVLLRSLLDELWALRESFSRKGVEFKHVLKVGRTQLQDAVPMTLGQEFHGFATTLAEDYERLKETTWLLSEINLGATAIGTGITADPRYAAAAVGHLRQISGLELESAPDLIESTSDAGAFMSFSGALKRSAVKLSKICNDLRLLSSGPQAGFGEITLPPRQAGSSIMPGKVNPVIPEVVNQVAFSIIGADATVTAAAEAGQLQLNAFEPVIANFLLQSITWLRQACLTLRINCIDGISANQERLDAMVGSSIGVITALTPHIGYAAAAALAKTALLTNRNVGDLVVEAGLLPREQVTKLLSPARLSGLETITTSIPIVPEHHGNPDERL
- a CDS encoding fumarylacetoacetate hydrolase family protein, translated to MRFAHLGAPDDSGARLAVVVDDRAVFADDLIDDAPRDLQDLIDRGPGLTAMLENASKDSAGRPELWHPVSELRHASAVLRPPVILAIGANYAAHSAELALKVEKAATVFALWPNSLTAHESTTTWPAELSDEVDYEAELGVIIGRPARNVRVADALDYVFGYTVVNDITARNLQFSEAQWSRCKSFDGFTPTGPVVITADQIPDPQDLWLATTVDGRLLQDASTSGMVRSVAELIAFLSRSTTLQPGTLISTGSPGGAGYSRTPPIFLKDGSKVTVSCSGIGSLTTYCRVV
- a CDS encoding alpha/beta hydrolase, with the protein product MSIEEDRADASAAGGDRGEARRAAVAADAAIGEIDWAVPPEGTVVGSFDAPSGALATWSMGDPADPRVVLVPGVTGSKEDFALLGPILVAAGYSVVSYDLAGQYESADAGPGPDGHYTYDLFVDDLTAVLEAGTPAHLLGYSFAGTVAQIVASSRPDLVRSLTLLTAPPLPGQTFRGVRMIGWISHLTNAHQNAGLMIWGVVTNKNKVGPLRLDFVRSRFETTRRASVDDIIRLMRHTPDLAEPLRATRIPSLVVTGEHDLWPVELHAAFADRIGARLAVYRTGHSPCETAPHQLAHDMLELFAVAEGTAS